AATTCGCGCGCGCTTTCGCCTGCAGGCCCGGCGACCCCATGGTGCGCCCCGACAGCGTCCGCGTGGAGCTGTGGTGATGGAGATGAGAAGAAGATGATGATGACGAGATTCGTCCGCGCTTCCGTGCTGGGTCTCGCGATCGCGGCGATGCCGGGCCGGGCGGCGGCGCAGGGGGATGCGGAAATCGCGTGGTCGATCGCCCCCACCGGCCGGATGGCGGCGGACACGCGGATGATCACCTTCCGCTACCCCGCGGAGGGTGGACGCACCGGGAGCACCGGCTCCGCGCGCTCGGTGGACGAGATGGCGGGGCTCGATGCGGCCGCGCTCGCCGGCCCGGCCGAATCCCCCGTGCGCTTCACCCTGGCGGGCGATCCGGGGCGGCTGGAGTGCGAGGGGACGGCGGGCGGCGGGCGGGGCTCCGGCCGGTGCGCGTACCAGCCGGCGCCGGGCTTCGCGGGGGAGATGGAGCGCCTCGGCGCGCCGCGTCCGTCGTCCGCCGACCAGCTGGAGCTGCTGATCCACGGGGTGGAGCTGGCTCAGATGCGCGAGCTGCGCCGCCTGGGCTATCGCGACCTGGAGCCGGACCGGCTCATCGCCATGCAGATCTTCTACGTCACCCTCGATTTCGCGCGCGAGGCGACGGCGTTCGGCGACCCGGACCGCTCGCTGGACGAGCTGGTGAGCCTGAAGCATGGCGGCGTTTCCCTCGCGTACCTTCGCGCCCTGCGCGAAGCGGGCTACACGCGCCTCACCTTCCGCCAGATCGAGGAGATGCACCGGCATCGCACCCGGTGATCTGAACAGATGGGGTTCACGCAGAGACGCGGAGCCGGGGAGAACTCTCCGCGGCTCCGCGTCTCTGTGTGCCAGGCAGTTTGAAGCGTCAGCCCCGCGCGCGGGCGGCGTCGCGCAACGCGGCGGCGAATCGCTCCCCTGCGGGCGGCAGGTCGTCGGCGCGGTGGCAGAGGGCGACGAGGGTGGTGCGGTCGGCCGGCCCGGTGAGCGCCGCGTAGGCCACGCCGCCCCAGCGCAGCCGCCGGAACGACGCCGGCGCCAGCGTCACCCCCAGCCCCGCCTCCACCAGGCCGACGATGGTGAGCCATTCGTGCGCCTGCTGCACGATCCGCGGCTCGAACCCCGCCGCCCGGCAGAGCGCCGCCACGCGGTCGTGCAGCCCCGGCGCCACCGCGCGGTGGAAGTGCACGAACGGCTCGTCCGCCAGCGCCGCCAGCGCGATCTCGTCGCTCCCGGCGAGCGCGTGGCCGGGCGGGAGGACGGCCACCAGCTCCTCGTCCATCAGCACCTCGCGCGCGATCCCCTCCTCCGGCGGTGGCTCGCGCGCCACCGACACGTCGATCGTCCCGTCGCGCAGCGCGGCGGCGTGCGCGGCGGACGGGAGCTCGCGCAGGCGCAGCTCCACGCCCGGCGCGGCGTCGCGGAAGGCGCGGATCGCGGTGGCCAGCAGCGCCGGCAGCGTGGACGCGGCGAAGCCGACCGCAAGCACGCCCGACTCGCCCCGCGCGGCGCGGCGGGCCTCGTCCATCCCCCGGTCCGCCTGCGCGATGAGCCGCCGCGCGTGGGCCAGCAGCACGCGCCCGGCCTCGGTGAGCTGCACGCGCGGGCGGCGGACCAGGAGCGGCGCGCCGACGACCGCCTCCAGCCGCTGGATCTGCTGCGTGAGCGGCGGCTGCTGGATCCCCAGCCGCTCCGCCGCGCGGCCGAAGTGCAGCTCCTCCGCGACCGCCACGAAGTAGCGCAGGTGGCGGAGCTCGGGCGTCCGGTTCATCGCGAGGGGATGGGATCGGCGGGCGTGAGGAACGGCGCGGATGCGGACCAACGTAGCCGCCGCCGCATCCCGGCGACAACAGCGCCGCGTCGGAGGGTCGGGGAACAGGAAAACGGAAAAAGGCGAGACGCGGCCGCGTCTCGCCTTCTTCTTCTGGTGCGCCCCGCGTTCCGCGCCAACGGGTCCCCCGGGGCGCGGGAGATCCACATCACCGCGCCCGGTCGTTCATCCTTCCCCCGCTCCCCGCGGCCGGCGAACCGGCGCCGGTCAGGCCTGCGGCGGGCCGGCCTCGTTCGGCACGCGGCGGCGCGTGCCGTCGTCGCGCATCAGCCCCCCGAAATACTGATGCTTCCCCTTCTCCGCGGCGCGAGCGGGCCGGTCGAACGGCGTGGCGCCGAACACCGAGTTCCACATGCGCTGCAGGAACGAGCCGCGCGGGTCGGCGCCGGGCGTCTGCACCGGGACCGCGTGCGAGGGTCCGAGCGGAAGCGCGTCGTCTTCGCGGGGCGAGAGGGCCTGCGGGTCGTTGGGCGTGGGCATGGTACCTCGTTCTCGAGAGGGCCTGCGCGGCCGCCGCGGAAGACGGCCGTCCACTCCATACCCCCCGATCCGGAAAGGGTCCGTTTCTGTTTACCGCACCCGCACGGTCACCCGCACCGGCGTGCCGTCCGGCGCGGGAAGCTCCAGGTGGCGCACGCGGCGCCAGGGCTGGCGGAGGTAGCCCTTGATGGCCATCGACTCGGTCATCACCCGCTCGTCGCGCGGCAGGGCGCGCAGCACCTCGTCGCTCATCAGCACCACCAGCTTGGCGCGCGGGCGGGTGATGGAAACGTTGAAGCGGTGCGGGTCGAGAAGGAATTCCGCCTCGCGCTCGGCGTACTCGCGGTCGGCCACGGCGTACGAGACCACGATCATCTCCCGCTCGTTCCCCTGCATCCGCTCCACGGTGTCGACCACGGGAAGCTCGCCGTACGCCCAGCCCAGCGTGGCCAGCTCGTGCAGGATGGCGCTGTTCTGCGCGCGGTGCGGCGAGAGAATGGCCAGCGCCTGCTCGCGGAACCCGTCGGCATCGTACGCCGCGCCGGTCGCGGGATCGCGCAGCCCCGCGCGCGCCAGCGTGGCGATCCGCGCCGCCAGCCGCGCCTCGAACGGGTTCCGCGCCGTCCCCCGGAAATCCGCGTACGTCAGGAAGACGACGGAGTCGCGCGCATCGAACACCATCTCCCACAGCAGCCGGTCGATGGGATCGGCGAGGTCGACGGACTCGGGCGCGGTGAGGAGGCGCCGCTCGGGGACCATCGACACCAGGCCCGGATAGAAGATGCGGCGCGGGTAGCCGACCAGGGCGGCGTTCATCCGCCGGCTCTCGCGCAGCGCCAGCCGCCCGAAGCGCGCGGCGAAGTGCGCGAACGCCGAGCCGAACAGCGTTTCCGCGTCGTCGTAGCTGCCGCGCACGATGGGCGCGAGCTGGCGGTCGTCGCCGCACACGATCACGCGCCCGCCGCGGCGGATGGACGAGAGGGCGATCAGCGCATCGGCCACCTTCATCTGCGACGCCTCGTCGATCACCACCACGTCGAACATGGGCGACACGGGGACGTCGGCCCCCGCGTCCTCGTCCGCCGCGTCGTTCGAGGCCGCGCGCATCCGCTTCCACAGCGACCACACGGTGGAGCCGACGACCACGGGAAGCGCGGTCTCGTCGGACTCGGCCAGGACCGCCTCCAGCCGCTCGTCGCTCACCAGCTCCACGCCGGCGTCGCCCGCCTCGCGGTCGGCCTCGCTCCCGCGCCCCTCCAGCTTCACCAGCCGCAGGGGGGATGGGATCAGCTCGCGGGCGACGCGGACCAGCACGTTGGCGATGGCGCGATGTGTGGCCGCGCTCACCAGGATGCGGAGCGGCTTCCCCGCGGCCCGCGCGGAGGCGGCCAGGCCCAGGAGCGTCCACGCCAGCAGGTACGTCTTCCCCGTTCCCGGCGGGCCCCAGATCACCGTCACCGCGCGCTCGAAGGCGGCGCGCCAGGCGGCCTCCTGCTCGGCGTTCAGCACCGGGCGCCCGGCGCGCGCCACCGTCTCCGCCCATCCCGCGTCCGCGTCCAGCGGCGCCAGCAGCCACTCGGGGGAGATGGCTCCGTCCAGCAGCCCGCGGACAAAGCGCGCCTCGCCGTGACCGTCGGCCAGGTGGCGGAGGGTGGAGACGACGCGGCGGGTGTTGAAGTCGGCCTCGGCGCGGTCCAGCACGCAGCGGAAGTCGAACTTCAGCAGCCCTTCCTTCTTCAACCGCTCGAACCCGTAGTCGCTGGCGAGCGTGACGCGCGGCGGATCGTGCGCCAGGTCGTACGCGGCCAGCTCCACCATCAGCTTGCGGCGCAGCCACGGCTTGCGGTCCGTTTCCGCCAGCATCTCGCCGTTGTCGTTGGTCAGGACCAGCGCGAACTCGCCGGGGCGGAACTTGGCCTCGCGGCACTCGGGGTCGAACTCGAACACCCACTCGCGGTCGCTCACGCGCTCCACCGGCTCCAGCCCGGTGATGCACTCGAAGCGGCGCGCCCGGTCGCGCGAGGGGAGCGTGTGCAGCGCGCGGATGGAGAGCGCCTCGGCCGCCGCCTCCAGCTCGGTGAAGATGCGCAGCGCCTCCAGCGTCGCATCCGGGATCGGCGTGGCCGACGTCGCGGGCGCGGGGCCGCCGCCCTCCATCCGCATCCGCGGGACGCGGGCGCGCGACGCCTGCTCGCGCACGCCGCGGACGACGGAATCCACCGCGTCGAGCTTGGCCGCCACCGTGCGCTCGATCTCCGCGCGCACCTCGTCCCCCGTCTCCTCGCCCCGCTCCGTGGCGTGCGGGCGGGCGCGCCAGACGTTGTGGATGCGCTCGAAGGCCACCTGGCTGCTGAGCGGCCACCCGTAGTCGGCGCGCGGATGCCAGGCGTGCGCCCGCTCCGCCGGCTTCAGCGCGGCCGAGACGGCGGCGAGGTCGAGGGCGTAGGCGACGGGGAGCGCGAAGAGCTCGGAGACGGCGTCCACGACGACGGTTCCCGGCGCGGCGGCGGCGGCGCGGAGCCCGGCCGAGGCGCCGGCGGTGGAGGGAAAGACGAGGCCGGCCAGCGCGGCGATCCCCGGCTGCGCGGCGGGGTCGGACATGTGGCGGTGCAGCACGCCGCGCAGCAGCTCCAGCTCCTGCCGGTCGTAGACGAAGACGTGCAGCGCCTTCTCCGCGCGCCCGCCGCCGTTCCCCGTGCCCAGCATGGCCACCGCCGTGTCGCGGAGGCGGGCCAGGAAGCCGCGCAGCATCTCCCCCTCGCCGCGCGCGGAGCCCTCGCGGCTGACGACGACGTCCGCCTGCGGGCGCGCCCCGGCCCGCTCCGCGCGGAAGCCGAGCGCGAACACCGTTCCGCTCACGGGGTCGCCCTCGGCGGAAAGAACCACGCGCACGCGCTCGCCGCCGCCCAGCAGGTGCGTCTGCTTCTCCTGCTCCACCAGCTTGCGGTAGGAGAGCGCCTGCGCCCGCTTCTTCAGGCTGGACTCGGCCGATTCAAGCGCGTGGCACCCGGTGTA
This DNA window, taken from Longimicrobium sp., encodes the following:
- a CDS encoding LysR substrate-binding domain-containing protein, producing MNRTPELRHLRYFVAVAEELHFGRAAERLGIQQPPLTQQIQRLEAVVGAPLLVRRPRVQLTEAGRVLLAHARRLIAQADRGMDEARRAARGESGVLAVGFAASTLPALLATAIRAFRDAAPGVELRLRELPSAAHAAALRDGTIDVSVAREPPPEEGIAREVLMDEELVAVLPPGHALAGSDEIALAALADEPFVHFHRAVAPGLHDRVAALCRAAGFEPRIVQQAHEWLTIVGLVEAGLGVTLAPASFRRLRWGGVAYAALTGPADRTTLVALCHRADDLPPAGERFAAALRDAARARG
- a CDS encoding bifunctional RecB family nuclease/DEAD/DEAH box helicase encodes the protein MSSPAATTPMRLTGTQLAQFFRFRCERKLRWELAPAGDAPPQHVRPGMGLLGAAGKAFERRKTAALARRFGPDAVRVAGFTPAGDARPLDFAAVLETLCDPGPVKFLVQPRLEIPDPEAFAARWGIDPALPLDFAAAQPDLVRIGRWPDGRLRLGVIDVKLSRERAVHHFAQVAFYTMVLEEIVRATGVDARVDTRWGWVWNRGSRAPRRFALAAYRHHVGRFLREELPRIAALRAEEAAWHLSPACAGCGFFQHCRAEADATDDVSRVPGITPLARQVLRGRGITTVKQLNLRGIRGDTYTGCHALESAESSLKKRAQALSYRKLVEQEKQTHLLGGGERVRVVLSAEGDPVSGTVFALGFRAERAGARPQADVVVSREGSARGEGEMLRGFLARLRDTAVAMLGTGNGGGRAEKALHVFVYDRQELELLRGVLHRHMSDPAAQPGIAALAGLVFPSTAGASAGLRAAAAAPGTVVVDAVSELFALPVAYALDLAAVSAALKPAERAHAWHPRADYGWPLSSQVAFERIHNVWRARPHATERGEETGDEVRAEIERTVAAKLDAVDSVVRGVREQASRARVPRMRMEGGGPAPATSATPIPDATLEALRIFTELEAAAEALSIRALHTLPSRDRARRFECITGLEPVERVSDREWVFEFDPECREAKFRPGEFALVLTNDNGEMLAETDRKPWLRRKLMVELAAYDLAHDPPRVTLASDYGFERLKKEGLLKFDFRCVLDRAEADFNTRRVVSTLRHLADGHGEARFVRGLLDGAISPEWLLAPLDADAGWAETVARAGRPVLNAEQEAAWRAAFERAVTVIWGPPGTGKTYLLAWTLLGLAASARAAGKPLRILVSAATHRAIANVLVRVARELIPSPLRLVKLEGRGSEADREAGDAGVELVSDERLEAVLAESDETALPVVVGSTVWSLWKRMRAASNDAADEDAGADVPVSPMFDVVVIDEASQMKVADALIALSSIRRGGRVIVCGDDRQLAPIVRGSYDDAETLFGSAFAHFAARFGRLALRESRRMNAALVGYPRRIFYPGLVSMVPERRLLTAPESVDLADPIDRLLWEMVFDARDSVVFLTYADFRGTARNPFEARLAARIATLARAGLRDPATGAAYDADGFREQALAILSPHRAQNSAILHELATLGWAYGELPVVDTVERMQGNEREMIVVSYAVADREYAEREAEFLLDPHRFNVSITRPRAKLVVLMSDEVLRALPRDERVMTESMAIKGYLRQPWRRVRHLELPAPDGTPVRVTVRVR